The genomic segment ATGAATGTAGCACAAATAAAAAAATACGCCAAAGAAAAGGGGGTCGATCCCGCTCGGATGAAAAAAGCCGAATTGATACGGGCCATCCAAGCAGCCGAAAAAAACCCGACATGCTACGGTAGCGACAGGAAATTTAATTGCCCGGAAACCAATTGCCTTTGGGAGAAAGACTGCAAAAAAGAAATGTGATTGCTCCCAGCATTTTTTTTACCTGCTGTAAAAATTAGCTCAGGCAAAAAATGTTGACATTGTTGCCAATGTCGGATATCATTAAATTTTAACTTAAACAATATAAAGAGGAGCAGATGAAAAAGAAGATCAGCTTGCGGGTCATCCGCCGGATCTCGTTCTACTATGAAGCCCTGCTGAAGTTGAACCTCCCCGAGAACGCTTATGTGTCCTCGAAAAAGCTGGAGGAGGTCACCGGCGTGTCCTGCAACCAGGTGCGGCAGGATTTTTTCTACCTGGGAATTTCCATCGGCAAGCAGAAAA from the Candidatus Aminicenantes bacterium genome contains:
- a CDS encoding Rho termination factor N-terminal domain-containing protein; translation: MNVAQIKKYAKEKGVDPARMKKAELIRAIQAAEKNPTCYGSDRKFNCPETNCLWEKDCKKEM